In Callospermophilus lateralis isolate mCalLat2 chromosome 4, mCalLat2.hap1, whole genome shotgun sequence, one genomic interval encodes:
- the Pheta2 gene encoding sesquipedalian-2, translating to MKLNKRSVTHYALSDSPADHTGFLRTWGGPGTPTTPSGTGRRCWFVLKGNLLFSFESREGRVPLSLVVLEGCTVELAEAPVPEEFAFAIRFDAPGVRPHLLAADGQAAQEAWVKALSRASFGYMRLVVRELEGQLQEARQSLALHRCTTRKVAGSRCKPQAPNHSSPSPENGHFLPSDCSPMGSSEEGGSRPAGQDLAEWELQGPASFLLGKGQSPVSPETSCFSTLHDWYGQEIMELRRGWQQRILGSQPECKP from the coding sequence ATGAAGCTTAACAAGAGGAGTGTGACCCACTACGCACTGAGTGACTCCCCTGCAGACCACACAGGCTTCTTGCGCACTTGGGGGGGTCCAGGGACCCCAACCACCCCCAGTGGCACGGGCCGAAGATGCTGGTTTGTCCTTAAGGGCAATCTGCTATTCTCCTTTGAAAGCCGCGAGGGCCGGGTCCCACTGAGCCTGGTTGTGCTGGAGGGCTGCACTGTGGAACTGGCCGAGGCTCCGGTGCCTGAGGAGTTCGCCTTTGCCATCCGCTTTGACGCCCCAGGAGTGCGCCCACACCTGCTGGCAGCAGATGGGCAAGCGGCCCAAGAGGCCTGGGTAAAGGCGCTGTCCCGGGCCAGCTTTGGCTACATGCGCCTGGTGGTCCGTGAGCTGGAAGGCCAGTTGCAGGAAGCCCGCCAGAGCCTGGCCTTGCACCGCTGTACCACCCGGAAGGTGGCTGGCAGCCGCTGTAAGCCTCAGGCTCCCAACCACTCGTCTCCAAGTCCAGAGAATGGACACTTTCTCCCCAGCGACTGCAGCCCCATGGGTTCCAGTGAAGAAGGGGGCAGCAGGCCAGCAGGGCAGGATTTGGCTGAGTGGGAGTTGCAGGGCCCTGCCAGTTTCCTCCTAGGCAAGGGGCAGAGCCCTGTGTCCCCTGAGACCTCCTGCTTCTCTACCCTGCACGACTGGTATGGTCAGGAGATTATGGAACTGAGGCGGGGGTGGCAGCAGAGGATCCTGGGGAGCCAGCCAGAATGCAAGCCATAG
- the Smdt1 gene encoding essential MCU regulator, mitochondrial encodes MASGAARWLALAPVRCGVPWSGPILKKGGDVSATRGSSGRSLVPSRSVIVTRSGAILPKPVKMSFGLLRVFSIVIPFLYVGTLISKNFAALLEEHDIFVPEDDDDDD; translated from the exons ATGGCGTCCGGAGCAGCTCGCTGGCTGGCGTTAGCACCTGTCCGATGCGGGGTTCCCTGGAGTGGGCCGATCTTGAAGAAAGGTGGCGATGTCTCCGCCACACGGGGCAGCTCAGGTCGGAGCCTGGTACCGTCGAGGTCAGTCATCGTTACCCGCAGCGGCGCCATTTTGCCCAAACCTGTGAAA ATGTCCTTTGGCCTTCTCCGTGTGTTCTCCATTGTGATCCCCTTTCTGTATGTTGGAACGCTTATTAGCAAGAACTTTGCTGCTCTACTTGAGGAGCATGACATTTTTGTCCCAGAGGATGATGACGACGATGATTAA